CAACAAACTTGATGACCTGATTTTTTCCGGTTTACGTGAGCAAATAGGTAAGACGGATGGAACAACGCTAATATCTGATAAAGAGTTTGTTTATAGCTTGACTTCACTAGTTAAGGATCAAGTAAATGAGCAGGTATATGAATCAGGTATCGAGGTGTTCGATGTTCGTATCGCTAAAACTGAATTTCCTGATCAGAATAACGCTAATATCTTCACTAGAATGAGAACGGAACGTCAAAAGATTGCTAACAAGCTTAGAGCTGAAGGGGATGAGCAGTATCAGATCATCACAGCCAAAGCGGATAAGGAAGCGACTATCCTAAAGGCTGAAGCTTATGCTACTGCTGAAGAAAACAGAGGACAAGGTGATGCTGAAGCGCTTGCGATTTATGCATCGGCGTATAACAAAGATCCTGAATTCTATCAGTTTTTAAAAACGCTTGAGACCTATAAGGAATCCTTGGGAAGCAATGCAAAAATCGTAATCGACAGCGATTCTGAATTTGCCAAGTACCTCTTCCAAATCAACGCTCCAAGTGTTACTGTAGAATAATAAGAGTTTAGGCACGTACCTACTATGGTACGTGCCTTTTTTAAGGAGCGGTTATGAAATTAGGACAATACATAAAACGGATGGAAGAGCCGTCATTTGAAGAGCTTATCGCAGTGATCAGGCCTGCGTTTGAAATACCGTTTATAAAATATGGATTAGATCAGTATAGGCATAGTGGATACTATTACAATAGAAACGATTATCAAAATGCCTTAGATGAAGGTGCGATATGGTTTGGCGCGTACGACAAGGGGGCGCTGATCGGTTGCGTGTCCGTTTTGAAAAAGTCGGACGTGAAATGGAGGATAGGAAAACTAGCCGTCCACCCTGATTTTCAGCACTGCGGATTAGGTAAATCCTTGCTCAGTGAAGCGGAGCGCTTCGTATTTAATCGTGGAGCAAGCAAGTTGAGTTTGTCGTGCCTGAAAGACGATGCGGACCTGGTTAAGTTTTATGAGTCGAAGGGGTATTTGTCTGATGGGCAAAAGGTCTACAAGAAAACCGGATTTACGATAGGTTTTTATGTTAAGAAGATGCACCACCTGATCGATCTTGTCACAAATCTTGCTGACCGTTACCCTGTCGACCCGATTGTCTGTGATGAGACACTCTACCTAAAGGATCAGATCCTGCTGATCTATCATCCGGATGAGGTTGACAAGAAAACCAATACAGGGCATCTTCTGGGACGGTTGTTGCCTGAACATGTTAAGGAGTGGATCTGGCACCGTAATACAGTGGAGAGCTTTGTGGACACCTTGTCAGAGGGTTTCTTGAATGTTCTCGTTTATCCAAGTGACGACGCGTATGAGGTTTCTGAGTACGTCTCCAATGTGGATTCGAGAATAAGGTGGATCTTCATCGATGCAACTTGGCAGCAGTCGCAAAAAATGCTGAATCAGAGCCCTAGTCTTATGGCGCTTGATAAAGTGCGGTTGTCGAGTGATTACATCAGTCGCTATACGCTCAGAAAGAACCAGCGTGCTGAAGGATTATGTACACTTGAGTCCGCCAGTCATGTGTTAGGTGAATCTGGATTCGACACGTTGAGAACGCAGCTTGACAGCAGGTTGGAAGACTGGCTGAAGACACTTAGCTGTAAATAAAAGGATGATGCAGGGAGCAGACTGCCATTTGCGAATTTTAGCAAATGGCTTTTTTTATTGCCTCTATTTGGTAATCTAAGACAAGTAGATTAAGTCTAGGAGGTCATGATGGTCACAACACTACCCTCGTCCGTATTGATAGGCATGTCGGGGCATGTCATTGAAGTTGAAGTCGATATCGCAAGAGGATTTCCGGCTTTTACGATAGTCGGTCTACCGGACACGATTGTAAAGGAGTCAAAAGAACGGATAAGAACTGCGATAAAAAACGCTCATCTCGAGTTTCCTGAACGGAGACTCACTGTCAATTTTGTACCTGCGAATCTTAAAAAGGACGGGAGCCATCTTGATCTTCCTATCGCTTTGGGCGTTTTAAGGGTTGGGGATGATGCGCCCGGGCTTAAGCATATAGGCGTACTGGGGGAGTTGGGACTCAGTGGTCAGGTCATCGGTGTAAAAGGCGTCATACCGCTTCTGATCGCCTTACAGGAGCAAGGGGTCACGAGGGTTATTATACCGAGGGCGAATCTTGATCAGGCAAAACTGCTAAAGGATATGACGGTTTATCCGGTGGAACACCTTCAAGAAGCCTACAAGCTATACGAGTCGATCGATAGGGTGGAAGGCGTATTCTGTAATGGAGACTTTAAAAAGACGATGCACAGGCTTGACGACTTCAGTGAGGTCTCCGGCCAGGAACACGCGAAAAGGGCGCTTGAAATTGCCGCTTCAGGAGGTCATCATGTGCTTATGATGGGACCGCCTGGTAGCGGTAAGACCATGCTTGCCAGAAGGGTTCCTGGAATCATGCCTGACCTTGCCTATGAGGAGGTTGTCGAGTTGACGAAGGTGTACAGCGTTTCCAACAATATCGCACCGTCAGGCGTAGTCACTGATAGGCCTTTCAGATCACCGCATCATACGATTTCGAGTGTGTCCCTATGCGGCGGTGGGACCAACCCGAAACCAGGCGAGGTGACGCTTGCCCACAGAGGGGTTTTGTTTTTGGATGAGCTTCCGGAATTCAAACGGTCCGCGATTGAAAGCTTAAGACAGCCGATCGAGGACAGAAGAATCCAGATTTCGAGGTCTACAGGGACTGTGGATTTTCCGTGCTATTTTACACTAATCGGCGCCTTTAACCCTTGCCCTTGCGGGTATCTTGGTGATATTGAAAGGCAGTGCAAGTGTTCGCCGATTCAAGTCATCCGGTATTTGAGCAAATTGTCAGGACCGATGATCGACAGGTTCGACATGCAGCTGATTTTACCAAAGGTACCCTATGAATCTCTTAGGGTCGTTAAAGAGAGCGAGCCGTCCAGGACGATAAAGGAACGGGTTGAAAAGGCAAGGCTGATACAGTTTACAAGGTATGGTGATGTGTTTAAACTGAACGCCCATATGTCGACTAAGGACATCAAAGTTTACTGCGACCTAAATGACGAAACAGAAGCTTTCTTAAAAAAGGCGTATCATATCATGAAATTGTCGGCTAGGAGTCTGACAAATATATTAAAGCTTTCAAGGACGATCGCAGATATGGACGGGGCCGAGGAGATTAGACTCGAACATGTAAGCGAGGCGCTTCAATACAGACGGATCGATAAGGAGGTGCTTAGTGATGTATGATGTGAGGGATTTGCTCTTATGGCTTCATGAGTTCGGCAAGGAGACCGATAAGAAGCTGGTTCGAAGTTATTATAATTTTGGAGATAGGCAAGCTGTCGGCTATTATATTGTAAAACTGACTGAACTGATGAAAAGCGACTGGAAAGCGTGGGTCTTGGAATTTAAGGATGAAATGAAAGTCAAGGGAATCGAGGTTTGCACCATCATCGACGACGCCTATCCGGAGAGGCTGCTCACCATTTTTGATTACCCGCTTGTGTTCTATTATATAGGGGATATTTCCTGCATTGCCGTGCCTGATGTCATCAGCATCGTTGGGACAAGGAAACCGACATATGACGCGATTAAGATGTGCGATCTGGTCACCAAACACCTTGCCAAAGGGAATGTGACCGTTGTCAGCGGCTTGGCCTTTGGTGTGGACGCGCTTGCCCACAGGGGCGCGCTCGCGTACGGTGCGAAAACTTCTGCTGTACTGGCTTCTGGACTTGACCATATCACCCCAAGGAGTCATGTCAAACTTGCTAGACAGATTCTGGACAGCGGAGGACTTCTCCTTAGCGAATATGCGCATGGCATTAAACCCCTCAATCACTATTATGTAGCACGAAACCGTATTGTAAGCGGTCTGGCAAGTAAGATTTTTATCGTAGAGGCAGGTTTGAATAGCGGAAGTATGACTACTGGAAGGCATGCGCTTGATCAGAACAAGGAATTATATGTCATGCCCGGTTCGATATCGAATGCGGTCGCTCAGGGGACGAATTCGCTATTCAGACAAGGTGCGTATCCTGTTATCGACCCAGAAGACTTACACCTACATGATCAAGAAGAAACGCGTGTGTGCAACCATCCTATCGTGATGCGCCTTAAAGAAGAAGGTCCAATCATGGTCGAAGTGCTTTCTGATATACTGGATATGCCGATTCAAGTTCTGATGAGTGAGCTGATGGTCTTGGAGTGCGATGGTTTTATCAGAATTGACGAGCAGATTGTGAGGGCACTATAACTTAATGAAAAAAATTATCATTTGAGTTTAGGGATATGTCTTTTGGGTAACTCATATATTGGAGGTGCAATTCTATGAAGATATATACTAAAACAGGTGACAGTGGTCAAACAAGTCTATACGATATG
The Fusibacter sp. A1 DNA segment above includes these coding regions:
- the hflC gene encoding protease modulator HflC codes for the protein MLDNKNNGPVEVDENGNPIPRKSKQPQAIKIDFDFGKLLKRGFFPILILLLIVGYLATGTYTVNEMEQAMIVRFGSIQKVIVSKDADIVKAQLSATDQFKGVKVIQGKGLFFKVPFIDQVEKYTSQLLTYKTLPGEVTTLDKKKIVLDNNAQWRIVNPALFKISMVTIDDANNKLDDLIFSGLREQIGKTDGTTLISDKEFVYSLTSLVKDQVNEQVYESGIEVFDVRIAKTEFPDQNNANIFTRMRTERQKIANKLRAEGDEQYQIITAKADKEATILKAEAYATAEENRGQGDAEALAIYASAYNKDPEFYQFLKTLETYKESLGSNAKIVIDSDSEFAKYLFQINAPSVTVE
- a CDS encoding GNAT family N-acetyltransferase codes for the protein MKLGQYIKRMEEPSFEELIAVIRPAFEIPFIKYGLDQYRHSGYYYNRNDYQNALDEGAIWFGAYDKGALIGCVSVLKKSDVKWRIGKLAVHPDFQHCGLGKSLLSEAERFVFNRGASKLSLSCLKDDADLVKFYESKGYLSDGQKVYKKTGFTIGFYVKKMHHLIDLVTNLADRYPVDPIVCDETLYLKDQILLIYHPDEVDKKTNTGHLLGRLLPEHVKEWIWHRNTVESFVDTLSEGFLNVLVYPSDDAYEVSEYVSNVDSRIRWIFIDATWQQSQKMLNQSPSLMALDKVRLSSDYISRYTLRKNQRAEGLCTLESASHVLGESGFDTLRTQLDSRLEDWLKTLSCK
- a CDS encoding YifB family Mg chelatase-like AAA ATPase; translated protein: MVTTLPSSVLIGMSGHVIEVEVDIARGFPAFTIVGLPDTIVKESKERIRTAIKNAHLEFPERRLTVNFVPANLKKDGSHLDLPIALGVLRVGDDAPGLKHIGVLGELGLSGQVIGVKGVIPLLIALQEQGVTRVIIPRANLDQAKLLKDMTVYPVEHLQEAYKLYESIDRVEGVFCNGDFKKTMHRLDDFSEVSGQEHAKRALEIAASGGHHVLMMGPPGSGKTMLARRVPGIMPDLAYEEVVELTKVYSVSNNIAPSGVVTDRPFRSPHHTISSVSLCGGGTNPKPGEVTLAHRGVLFLDELPEFKRSAIESLRQPIEDRRIQISRSTGTVDFPCYFTLIGAFNPCPCGYLGDIERQCKCSPIQVIRYLSKLSGPMIDRFDMQLILPKVPYESLRVVKESEPSRTIKERVEKARLIQFTRYGDVFKLNAHMSTKDIKVYCDLNDETEAFLKKAYHIMKLSARSLTNILKLSRTIADMDGAEEIRLEHVSEALQYRRIDKEVLSDV
- the dprA gene encoding DNA-processing protein DprA — its product is MYDVRDLLLWLHEFGKETDKKLVRSYYNFGDRQAVGYYIVKLTELMKSDWKAWVLEFKDEMKVKGIEVCTIIDDAYPERLLTIFDYPLVFYYIGDISCIAVPDVISIVGTRKPTYDAIKMCDLVTKHLAKGNVTVVSGLAFGVDALAHRGALAYGAKTSAVLASGLDHITPRSHVKLARQILDSGGLLLSEYAHGIKPLNHYYVARNRIVSGLASKIFIVEAGLNSGSMTTGRHALDQNKELYVMPGSISNAVAQGTNSLFRQGAYPVIDPEDLHLHDQEETRVCNHPIVMRLKEEGPIMVEVLSDILDMPIQVLMSELMVLECDGFIRIDEQIVRAL